In a genomic window of Saccharothrix sp. HUAS TT1:
- a CDS encoding ExsB family transcriptional regulator: MDTGTTAARLVAHLTGIGPVAVAFSGGVDSALVLAAATRALEPDAVLAVTADSASLAAVELAAAVEFTGRLGVRHLTPGTAELDNPAYAANGRDRCYFCKSTVLAAITAVARDHGLASVATGVNADDAHDPFRPGIRAGDEIGVRTPLRDLGMTKADVRAVSRHWALSTWDKPAMPCLASRVRYGVAITPSRLARVERAEAAVRAWLVSAGTPSWNLRVRDLGDVGRVELDPDLVDRPDIGPALTEVVRAAGFDGVELAVFRSGALNHEPHR; encoded by the coding sequence ATGGACACCGGCACCACCGCCGCCCGACTCGTGGCGCACCTGACCGGGATCGGCCCGGTCGCCGTCGCCTTCTCCGGCGGCGTGGACTCCGCGCTCGTGCTCGCCGCCGCCACGCGCGCCCTGGAACCCGACGCGGTGCTCGCCGTCACCGCCGACTCCGCGAGCCTGGCCGCCGTCGAGCTGGCGGCCGCAGTCGAGTTCACCGGTCGCCTCGGCGTTCGACACCTCACGCCGGGGACCGCGGAACTGGACAACCCCGCCTACGCGGCCAACGGCCGGGACCGCTGCTACTTCTGCAAGTCCACCGTCCTGGCCGCCATCACCGCCGTCGCCCGCGACCACGGCCTGGCCTCGGTGGCGACCGGGGTGAACGCCGACGACGCGCACGACCCGTTCCGGCCGGGCATCCGCGCCGGCGACGAGATCGGCGTGCGGACCCCGTTGCGCGACCTCGGGATGACCAAGGCCGATGTGCGCGCGGTGAGCCGCCACTGGGCGCTGTCCACCTGGGACAAGCCGGCGATGCCCTGCCTGGCCAGCCGGGTGCGCTATGGCGTGGCGATCACCCCCTCACGCCTGGCGCGGGTGGAACGCGCCGAGGCGGCGGTTCGGGCGTGGCTGGTGAGCGCGGGGACACCGAGCTGGAACTTGCGCGTGCGCGACCTGGGTGACGTGGGGCGGGTCGAACTCGACCCGGACCTGGTCGACCGGCCGGACATCGGCCCCGCGCTCACCGAGGTCGTGCGAGCGGCGGGGTTCGACGGCGTCGAACTGGCGGTGTTCCGGTCGGGCGCGCTCAACCACGAACCACACCGGTGA
- a CDS encoding aldo/keto reductase: MTSAIRQWSTERVPLGRSDVTVSRLGLGTAPLAGLFSGVTEDEAAAVLETAWATGIRYFDTAPHYGAGLAERRLGAFLASRPRAEFTVSTKVGRLLVPGDAAPGDDGFHGEPDLVWVRDYSADGVYRSLSQSLERSGLDSFDIVLIHDPDDHWEDAVTGAYPALARLRAEGAVRAIGAGMNQTAMLTRFVTETDLDCVLVAGRYSLLDRGAADDLLPLCDERQVGVLVGGVFNSGILADPASGATYDYAPAPDEVRRRALALAGRCAAHGVPLAAAALRFPLRRPAVTGVVVGARNAREVAENTAHATTSIPEALWADLDALEQERAQ; this comes from the coding sequence ATGACTTCCGCGATCCGGCAGTGGTCCACCGAGCGGGTGCCGCTGGGCCGTTCCGACGTCACGGTGAGCCGTCTCGGTTTGGGCACCGCGCCGCTGGCCGGGCTGTTCTCGGGGGTGACCGAGGACGAGGCCGCTGCCGTCCTGGAGACGGCGTGGGCCACCGGGATCCGCTACTTCGACACCGCGCCCCACTACGGCGCCGGTCTGGCCGAACGGCGCCTCGGGGCGTTCCTGGCCTCGCGTCCACGGGCCGAGTTCACGGTGTCGACGAAAGTCGGTCGGCTGCTGGTGCCCGGCGACGCCGCGCCCGGCGACGACGGCTTCCACGGCGAACCAGACCTGGTCTGGGTGCGCGACTACAGCGCCGACGGGGTCTACCGGTCACTCTCGCAGAGCCTGGAGCGCTCCGGCCTCGACTCCTTCGACATCGTGCTCATCCACGACCCCGACGACCACTGGGAGGACGCGGTCACCGGCGCGTACCCGGCGCTGGCCCGGTTGCGCGCGGAAGGCGCGGTGCGCGCGATCGGGGCGGGCATGAACCAGACCGCCATGCTCACCCGGTTCGTCACCGAAACCGACCTCGACTGCGTCCTGGTCGCAGGCCGGTACTCCCTGCTGGACCGCGGCGCGGCCGACGACCTCCTGCCGCTGTGCGACGAGCGGCAGGTGGGCGTGCTGGTCGGCGGTGTCTTCAACAGCGGCATCCTCGCCGACCCGGCCTCCGGCGCCACCTACGACTACGCCCCCGCCCCGGACGAAGTGCGTCGGCGAGCACTGGCCCTGGCCGGGCGCTGCGCTGCGCACGGCGTCCCCCTGGCAGCCGCCGCACTGCGCTTCCCGCTGCGGCGCCCGGCGGTGACCGGCGTCGTCGTCGGCGCCCGCAACGCACGTGAAGTCGCCGAGAACACGGCGCACGCCACCACCTCGATTCCCGAGGCGCTGTGGGCGGACCTCGACGCGCTGGAGCAGGAGCGAGCGCAGTGA
- the larC gene encoding nickel pincer cofactor biosynthesis protein LarC yields the protein MSRVCLISPFTGLAGDMLLAALVDAGAPLDAIRDAVSDTGLTGWDLTVAPVLTHGLTGRRAVVSVSDDATSRPAGELIAMAGRVRDRAVAGTAVAALRAIAEVEGHLHGENPEHVHLHELGGHDTLVDIVGVAAALHALDVRAVHCEALPIGAGSVRTAHGVLPCPAPATSALLRGARVVGTTLSGETVTPTAAALLLALRADYGPPPHMRMSATGYGVGARTLPDRPNVAVVRLGDREAADVRDLVVLETNLDDITGEVLGYVVALLLDSGASDSWFTPAVMKKGRPAHVLHALATPEAADAIERLMLVETGTLGVRRTTVRRTALSRTTDTVQVHGMPVRRKHGPHHSKPEYDDAVAAARRTGLPLRTVLALAAESPEEH from the coding sequence GTGAGCCGCGTGTGCTTGATCTCGCCGTTCACCGGGCTGGCCGGTGACATGCTGCTGGCCGCCCTGGTCGACGCGGGCGCACCCCTGGACGCCATCCGTGACGCCGTCTCCGACACCGGCCTCACCGGCTGGGACCTCACCGTCGCCCCGGTGCTCACGCACGGGCTCACCGGCCGTCGGGCCGTCGTGTCGGTGTCCGACGACGCGACGAGCCGCCCGGCGGGCGAGTTGATCGCCATGGCGGGAAGGGTGCGCGACCGGGCGGTGGCCGGCACCGCGGTCGCCGCGCTGCGCGCCATCGCCGAGGTCGAAGGACACCTGCACGGCGAGAACCCCGAACACGTGCACCTGCACGAACTCGGCGGTCACGACACCCTCGTGGACATCGTCGGCGTGGCCGCCGCTCTGCACGCCCTGGACGTGCGGGCCGTGCACTGCGAGGCGTTGCCGATCGGCGCCGGATCGGTGCGCACCGCGCACGGGGTGCTGCCCTGCCCGGCCCCGGCGACCTCGGCGCTGCTGCGAGGCGCACGCGTCGTCGGCACCACCCTGTCCGGTGAAACCGTGACCCCGACCGCCGCGGCGCTGCTGCTCGCACTGCGCGCCGACTACGGCCCGCCGCCCCACATGCGCATGTCGGCCACCGGCTACGGCGTCGGCGCCAGGACCCTGCCCGACCGACCCAACGTGGCGGTCGTCCGGCTCGGCGACCGGGAGGCCGCGGACGTGCGCGACCTGGTGGTGCTGGAGACCAACCTGGACGACATCACCGGTGAGGTCCTCGGGTACGTCGTCGCCCTGCTGCTCGACTCGGGCGCGTCGGACAGCTGGTTCACCCCCGCCGTGATGAAGAAGGGCCGGCCCGCGCACGTGCTGCACGCCTTGGCGACACCGGAGGCCGCCGATGCGATCGAGCGGCTGATGCTGGTCGAGACGGGCACCCTCGGTGTACGGCGGACCACCGTGCGGCGCACCGCCCTGTCCCGCACCACCGACACCGTGCAGGTTCACGGGATGCCGGTACGCCGCAAGCACGGACCCCACCACAGCAAGCCGGAGTACGACGACGCCGTCGCCGCCGCCCGGCGGACGGGCCTGCCACTGCGCACCGTGCTCGCCCTGGCCGCCGAAAGCCCCGAGGAGCACTGA
- a CDS encoding amidohydrolase, whose translation MIRIDAHHHLWDLTARPQEWLDDPALEPIRGDFGPADLRAVTERAGVDATVLVQVLPDVDETAEFLALADSSDLVAGVVGWVDLTAPDVAEQLDRLRRGPGGDRLTGVRHLVQSEPDADWLVRPDVLAGLRAVRDAGLVYDLLTRPHQLTAALEAVRAVPDLVFAVDHLSKPDIAGRVLQPWATRLSALAAEPNVVAKVSGLVTEADWARWTAADLRPYVDVAVEAFGPDRLMVGSDWPVCLLAADYERVFTTVAELLDGCSAAERDQLFGGTAVRVYGLRTG comes from the coding sequence GTGATCAGGATCGACGCCCACCACCACTTGTGGGACCTCACCGCCCGGCCGCAGGAGTGGCTCGACGATCCGGCCCTGGAACCGATCCGAGGTGACTTCGGGCCCGCTGATCTGCGTGCGGTGACCGAACGGGCCGGAGTGGACGCCACGGTCCTGGTCCAGGTGCTGCCCGATGTCGACGAAACGGCGGAGTTCCTGGCCCTGGCCGATTCCTCCGACCTCGTCGCGGGCGTCGTCGGGTGGGTCGACCTCACCGCGCCCGACGTCGCCGAGCAGCTGGACCGGCTACGCCGCGGACCCGGCGGCGACCGGCTCACAGGTGTCCGGCACCTCGTGCAGTCCGAACCCGACGCGGACTGGTTGGTGCGTCCCGACGTGCTGGCCGGGTTGCGCGCGGTGCGTGATGCCGGGCTCGTCTACGACCTGTTGACCCGGCCGCACCAGCTGACGGCGGCGCTGGAGGCCGTGCGGGCGGTGCCGGACCTGGTGTTCGCAGTGGACCACCTGTCCAAACCGGACATCGCCGGTCGGGTGCTCCAGCCCTGGGCCACGCGCCTGTCGGCGTTGGCCGCCGAACCGAACGTGGTGGCCAAGGTGTCCGGGCTGGTCACCGAGGCGGACTGGGCGCGGTGGACGGCGGCCGACCTGCGGCCCTACGTCGACGTCGCGGTGGAGGCGTTCGGTCCCGACCGGCTCATGGTCGGCTCCGACTGGCCGGTCTGCCTGCTCGCCGCCGACTACGAACGGGTGTTCACCACCGTCGCGGAACTCCTCGACGGGTGTTCCGCCGCGGAACGGGACCAGCTCTTCGGCGGCACGGCCGTCCGCGTCTACGGATTGAGGACCGGCTGA
- a CDS encoding integrase core domain-containing protein, with translation MNAITERWIRSCRHELLDRTLLIWNQQHLLHALREYEKFYNTHRPHQGIHNARPLRAPPPPTTDQAALTHLGIRRRQRLGGTLNEYYHAA, from the coding sequence ATGAACGCGATCACGGAACGCTGGATCCGCAGCTGCCGCCACGAACTCCTCGACCGCACCCTCCTCATCTGGAACCAACAGCACCTGCTCCACGCACTACGCGAGTACGAGAAGTTCTACAACACCCACCGACCCCACCAAGGCATCCACAACGCACGACCACTACGCGCCCCACCACCGCCCACCACCGACCAAGCAGCGCTCACCCACCTCGGCATCCGCCGACGACAGCGGCTGGGTGGCACCCTCAACGAGTACTACCACGCCGCCTGA
- a CDS encoding fumarylacetoacetate hydrolase family protein: MKLLRVGSAGHERPAVLDARGVAHDLTTLTADIDGAFLAGGGVEQVRAALADGVLPVIDVSGMRAGAPVARPGKVVCTGLDYADHAAETATPAPAEPVVFMKASNTVVGPDDTVLIPRGSAKTDYEIELAVVIGRTARYLDSPEDADAVIAGYAIADDVTERAYQHERGGTWNKGKSCEAFNPLGPWLVTRDEVGDPQGLVMRLRVDGELRQDGHTKNMIFGVRHVVWYLSQFTVLEPGDVVNTGTPAGVAFGANDFPYPRAGDVVEVGIDGLGRQRHVLGQA; encoded by the coding sequence ATGAAGCTGTTGCGCGTGGGCTCGGCGGGCCACGAACGGCCCGCTGTCCTGGACGCCCGCGGCGTCGCTCACGACCTGACCACGCTGACGGCCGACATCGACGGCGCGTTCCTGGCGGGCGGCGGGGTCGAGCAGGTCCGGGCGGCCCTGGCGGACGGCGTGCTGCCCGTGATCGACGTCAGCGGCATGCGTGCGGGTGCTCCCGTCGCCCGCCCCGGGAAGGTCGTGTGCACCGGGCTCGACTACGCCGACCACGCCGCCGAGACCGCGACGCCGGCGCCGGCCGAGCCGGTGGTGTTCATGAAAGCCTCGAACACGGTCGTCGGTCCCGACGACACGGTCCTCATCCCGCGCGGCAGCGCCAAGACCGACTACGAGATCGAACTCGCCGTCGTCATCGGCCGCACCGCGCGCTACCTGGACTCGCCGGAGGACGCCGACGCGGTCATCGCGGGGTACGCCATCGCCGACGACGTCACCGAGCGGGCCTACCAGCACGAGCGCGGCGGGACGTGGAACAAGGGCAAGTCGTGCGAGGCGTTCAACCCGCTCGGCCCCTGGCTGGTCACGCGCGACGAGGTCGGCGATCCCCAAGGTCTGGTGATGCGGCTGCGGGTCGACGGCGAACTGCGCCAGGACGGCCACACCAAGAACATGATCTTCGGCGTCCGCCACGTCGTCTGGTACCTGAGCCAGTTCACGGTGCTGGAGCCCGGGGACGTCGTGAACACCGGCACCCCTGCCGGTGTCGCCTTCGGCGCGAACGACTTCCCCTACCCGCGCGCGGGTGACGTGGTGGAGGTCGGGATCGACGGCTTGGGCCGTCAGCGCCACGTCCTGGGGCAGGCGTGA
- a CDS encoding transposase produces MGRKKRRPRRSFAPEFKAERDAGTRTDGVTTDEREELARLRRENRRLTEDVEILRRATAFFAKEIR; encoded by the coding sequence ATGGGCAGGAAGAAGCGGCGGCCCCGTCGGTCGTTCGCCCCGGAGTTCAAGGCCGAGCGCGACGCGGGTACCCGCACCGACGGGGTGACCACCGATGAACGCGAGGAGTTGGCCCGGTTGCGGCGGGAGAACCGCCGGCTGACCGAGGACGTGGAGATCCTCCGGCGTGCCACGGCTTTCTTCGCCAAGGAGATCCGGTGA
- the larB gene encoding nickel pincer cofactor biosynthesis protein LarB translates to MNGTILVCLDKFRGSLTAEQACGHVVDGVADAGGRAVAMPVADGGEGTVAALVRAGYDEVRVEVTGPTGESVRASLAVRGGQAVIEMAQASGLDVLPDGWLAPLTADTYGTGELIRAALDRGCLDIVLAVGGSATTDGGAGLLRALGASITSSSGEPVGPGGAALTGTTHVDLSRLDPRLAHARVTLASDVDNPLTGPNGAAAVFAPQKGATPRDVDLLERGLRRFAAAMADAIGRDLSGEPGAGAAGGAGFAALAALDARRTSGAEFVLRAIGVEDALRDASLVVVGEGRFDEQSLRGKAPIGVAEAARRHGVPVAVVAGDVRLTAERLREVGVVAAWSLLERAGHVDTAMKRAPALLREIGGELLAHPFSTLTNERRASMTGPGAVDLGFARVDVDREARQGLPEVVYGSGKTPDQISEIVRTLLRHNDGPVLATRVEPDAAASVSATVPDGVYDSAARLLAWRPAESTGFGVVVAAAGTADLPVAREAAAVATAVGLDVTTVTDVGVAGLHRLLAEQHRLRAADTVVVVAGMEGALASAIGGLVACPVVAVPTSTGYGAGLEGITALLAMHASCAAGITVVNIDSGFGAAMAAFRLARVVERRTT, encoded by the coding sequence GTGAACGGGACGATCCTGGTCTGCCTGGACAAGTTCCGCGGTTCCCTGACCGCCGAGCAGGCGTGCGGGCACGTCGTCGACGGCGTGGCGGACGCGGGCGGTCGGGCGGTGGCGATGCCCGTCGCCGACGGCGGCGAGGGCACCGTGGCAGCGTTGGTGCGTGCCGGCTACGACGAGGTGCGCGTCGAGGTCACCGGCCCCACGGGTGAGTCGGTGCGCGCCTCGCTGGCCGTGCGAGGCGGACAGGCGGTGATCGAGATGGCCCAGGCCAGCGGGCTGGACGTGCTCCCCGACGGCTGGCTCGCGCCGCTCACCGCCGACACCTACGGCACCGGTGAACTGATCCGCGCCGCGCTAGACCGCGGCTGCCTGGACATCGTGCTCGCCGTGGGCGGCAGCGCAACGACCGACGGAGGTGCGGGTCTGCTGCGCGCCCTGGGCGCGAGCATCACCAGTTCCTCAGGAGAACCGGTCGGACCAGGCGGCGCCGCGTTGACCGGAACCACGCACGTCGACTTGTCCCGACTGGATCCGAGGTTGGCGCACGCACGGGTCACCTTGGCTTCGGACGTGGACAACCCGCTGACCGGACCGAACGGCGCCGCCGCGGTGTTCGCGCCGCAGAAGGGCGCGACACCCAGGGACGTGGACTTGTTGGAGCGAGGGCTCCGCAGGTTCGCCGCGGCCATGGCGGACGCGATCGGACGGGACCTGAGCGGGGAACCCGGCGCGGGTGCGGCCGGGGGCGCCGGCTTCGCGGCGTTGGCCGCCCTCGACGCCCGGCGGACGTCCGGGGCCGAATTCGTGCTGCGGGCGATCGGTGTCGAGGATGCGCTGCGGGACGCTTCGCTCGTCGTGGTCGGCGAAGGCCGGTTCGACGAGCAGAGCCTGCGGGGCAAGGCCCCGATCGGGGTGGCCGAGGCGGCACGGCGGCACGGCGTGCCAGTCGCGGTGGTCGCGGGTGACGTCCGGCTCACCGCCGAACGGCTGCGAGAGGTCGGTGTGGTCGCCGCCTGGTCGCTGCTCGAGCGCGCCGGTCACGTCGACACCGCGATGAAACGGGCGCCCGCACTGCTTCGGGAGATCGGCGGCGAACTCCTCGCACACCCGTTCTCCACCCTCACGAACGAACGGAGAGCGAGCATGACCGGGCCGGGCGCGGTCGACCTGGGGTTCGCCAGGGTCGACGTGGATCGCGAAGCGCGCCAAGGGCTGCCCGAGGTGGTCTACGGCAGCGGGAAGACGCCTGACCAGATAAGCGAGATCGTTCGGACGTTGTTGCGGCACAACGACGGCCCTGTGCTGGCCACGCGCGTGGAACCCGACGCGGCGGCGTCCGTGTCGGCCACCGTGCCGGACGGCGTCTACGACAGCGCAGCGCGTCTGCTGGCCTGGCGCCCGGCCGAGTCGACCGGGTTCGGCGTGGTCGTGGCCGCGGCGGGCACGGCCGACCTGCCGGTGGCGCGGGAGGCCGCCGCCGTCGCGACCGCCGTGGGACTTGACGTCACCACCGTCACCGACGTCGGTGTGGCCGGTCTGCACCGGCTGCTGGCCGAGCAGCACCGGTTGCGGGCCGCGGACACCGTCGTCGTGGTCGCGGGGATGGAAGGCGCGTTGGCGAGCGCGATCGGCGGTCTGGTCGCGTGCCCCGTGGTCGCCGTGCCCACCTCGACCGGGTACGGCGCCGGTCTGGAGGGCATCACCGCGCTGCTGGCGATGCACGCGTCCTGCGCGGCCGGCATCACCGTGGTCAACATCGACTCCGGGTTCGGCGCCGCGATGGCCGCGTTCCGGCTGGCCCGCGTGGTGGAGCGGAGGACGACGTGA
- the larA gene encoding nickel-dependent lactate racemase encodes MRTVRLAYGETGLDLRVDPAVTTVVTPEHHRATEPPQEVLRRALRAPVAGPPLRERVRRGQTVAISACDGTRPQPRELMIPAILEELDGLVDLDDVVVLVATGTHRGNSEAELRRMFGDEVVDSVRIVNHDARDRSSLTWLGKFGADVPVWLNSEWLDADVRITTGFVEPHFFAGFSGGPKLVAPGLAALETVLVLHDARRIGHPRATWGIVEGNPVHDDVRAIAAATGVTFGFDVVLNQDKQVVAAFGGDLPAMHAEAVRTAREVAMRPVPQLYDVVVTTNSGYPLDQNLYQSVKGMSAAYQVVRPGGTIVCAAECRDGFPDHGSYREVLASADSPAALFAEISARAVTVPDQWQVQIQARIQADCRVVMHTSHLSDAELATAHLQQTSDIPATVADALAAAGPDARLCVLPEGPRTIPYVDGSHR; translated from the coding sequence ATGCGCACCGTGCGACTGGCTTATGGCGAGACAGGGCTGGACCTGCGGGTCGACCCGGCGGTGACGACCGTGGTGACGCCCGAGCACCACAGGGCCACCGAACCGCCGCAGGAGGTCCTGCGCCGGGCGTTGCGCGCGCCGGTCGCGGGTCCGCCGTTGCGGGAGCGCGTGCGCCGTGGTCAAACCGTGGCGATCTCGGCCTGTGACGGGACGCGGCCGCAGCCGCGCGAGCTGATGATCCCGGCGATCCTGGAGGAGCTGGACGGCCTGGTCGACCTCGACGACGTCGTGGTGCTGGTCGCCACGGGCACGCACCGGGGCAACTCCGAAGCCGAGTTGCGCCGGATGTTCGGTGACGAGGTGGTCGACTCGGTGCGGATCGTCAACCACGACGCCCGGGACCGGAGCAGCCTCACGTGGCTGGGGAAGTTCGGTGCGGACGTGCCCGTGTGGCTCAACAGCGAGTGGCTCGACGCGGACGTGCGCATCACCACCGGTTTCGTCGAACCGCACTTCTTCGCGGGCTTCTCGGGTGGCCCGAAGCTCGTCGCGCCGGGCCTGGCGGCACTGGAGACGGTGCTCGTGCTGCACGACGCGCGCCGCATCGGCCACCCGCGGGCGACGTGGGGGATCGTCGAGGGCAACCCGGTGCACGACGACGTGCGCGCCATCGCGGCCGCGACCGGCGTCACGTTCGGTTTCGACGTGGTCCTCAACCAGGACAAGCAGGTCGTCGCCGCGTTCGGCGGTGACCTGCCCGCCATGCACGCCGAGGCCGTGCGCACCGCCCGTGAGGTCGCCATGCGGCCCGTGCCCCAGCTCTACGACGTGGTGGTGACCACCAACTCCGGCTACCCGCTGGACCAGAACCTGTACCAGTCGGTGAAGGGCATGTCGGCGGCCTACCAGGTGGTCAGGCCGGGAGGCACGATCGTGTGCGCGGCCGAGTGCCGCGACGGCTTCCCCGACCACGGGTCCTACCGCGAGGTGCTGGCCTCCGCCGACTCGCCGGCGGCGCTGTTCGCGGAGATCTCCGCCCGCGCGGTGACCGTGCCCGACCAGTGGCAGGTCCAGATCCAGGCGCGCATCCAGGCCGACTGCCGGGTCGTCATGCACACCTCCCACCTCAGCGACGCCGAGCTGGCCACCGCGCACCTGCAACAGACCTCGGACATCCCGGCGACCGTCGCCGACGCCCTCGCCGCGGCCGGACCCGACGCCCGGCTGTGCGTCCTGCCCGAAGGCCCCCGGACGATCCCCTACGTCGACGGGTCGCACCGGTGA
- a CDS encoding AAA family ATPase has protein sequence MVDVRFGQGVQVGDHNTQHIHLSAAAGSSAVVTAIHAEPGVGVFVGRGPDLARLAAVLAPDSPGPRAGVVVQGMGGIGKTALVRRAAADAVGKGWFRGGAVFVDLRGYDLLVANRVRPGQVFAAVLRALGVPAEGIPADAAQQPAAYHAHLDVLAARAHRVLVVLDNAADPDQVRDLLPTPMAARAHRVLITSRDTVPLPGVGRVDLGVLSPAEATKLVRAVLDQGARDRGEPADPRLAAEAGAVTEVLRWCGRLPQALVIAAGVLAEEPDLTIEELVADLADSRTRLTVLDDGGGGVPTAFLASWQRLRTHDPEAARLLCLLTIAPGPDTGLPAAAAVLDADETVARTRLRVLTRAHLLLGGPRRWEFHDLLRLAVTRYAVADLGLAETDLATATDRVLDHYLGITRAALEWMVTIRSHAPAPTENPFDDWDSALAWLNAERACLVAAVAVAAETSRDVLAVDLATVLSGFLSWQGHVADWVAVAEIADRAVRRLGDPQGTVRAIVNLGAALIEAGRFQEALSNLNTARLAGRILLDSLDVEGRVWDDLGLALQGMGDFAGAVTQHHYAIELFQELGDRRSEAAAWSNAGNALQHLGDQVRAVYAHTTAVEIFRDIGDRLHEAMARGNLAIALHGTGGRREAIDIFLAVRATFEECGDRRSEGQTWCNLGVVFDQAGWFADAVTAFVAAAGTFAKTGDRRAEVRVWRELERIYAAAERPDDVRFAAEQAGPAIEADGSVPTQSLHGWRIRATLDNELR, from the coding sequence GTGGTCGACGTCCGGTTCGGGCAGGGCGTGCAAGTCGGCGACCACAACACGCAGCACATCCACCTGTCGGCCGCCGCCGGGAGCAGTGCGGTGGTCACCGCGATCCACGCTGAGCCCGGCGTTGGCGTGTTCGTGGGCCGGGGGCCGGACCTTGCGCGGCTGGCTGCGGTCCTGGCTCCCGATTCTCCCGGTCCGCGCGCTGGCGTCGTCGTACAGGGGATGGGTGGGATCGGCAAGACCGCGCTCGTCCGGCGCGCTGCGGCGGACGCGGTGGGTAAGGGCTGGTTTCGCGGTGGCGCGGTGTTCGTGGACCTGCGCGGGTACGACCTCCTCGTGGCGAACCGGGTGCGGCCAGGGCAGGTGTTCGCGGCGGTGTTGCGGGCACTGGGGGTACCGGCCGAGGGAATCCCGGCGGACGCCGCTCAGCAGCCTGCCGCCTACCACGCGCATCTCGACGTGTTGGCCGCGCGTGCCCACCGGGTGCTGGTGGTGCTGGACAATGCGGCGGACCCCGACCAGGTCCGGGATTTGCTTCCCACGCCTATGGCCGCGCGTGCCCACCGGGTGCTGATCACGTCCCGCGACACCGTGCCGCTGCCCGGCGTCGGGCGGGTGGACCTGGGGGTGCTGTCGCCGGCCGAAGCGACGAAACTGGTGCGGGCGGTGCTGGACCAGGGTGCCCGGGACCGGGGCGAGCCGGCCGATCCGCGGCTCGCGGCCGAGGCCGGTGCGGTGACGGAGGTGCTGCGGTGGTGCGGTCGGCTGCCCCAGGCGTTGGTGATCGCCGCTGGTGTCCTGGCCGAGGAACCGGACCTGACCATCGAAGAGCTCGTCGCCGACCTGGCTGACTCGCGAACCCGGCTGACTGTGCTGGACGACGGTGGCGGCGGCGTGCCCACCGCATTCCTGGCGTCTTGGCAGCGGCTGCGCACCCACGACCCGGAGGCCGCCCGGTTGCTCTGCCTGCTGACCATCGCGCCCGGCCCGGACACCGGCCTGCCCGCCGCCGCGGCGGTGCTGGACGCGGATGAGACGGTGGCGCGAACACGGTTGCGCGTGCTGACCCGCGCCCACCTGCTACTGGGCGGCCCGCGGCGCTGGGAGTTCCATGACCTGCTGAGGCTCGCCGTCACCCGGTACGCCGTCGCCGACCTGGGGCTTGCAGAGACCGACCTGGCCACGGCGACCGACCGGGTGCTCGACCACTACCTCGGCATCACGCGGGCAGCACTGGAGTGGATGGTGACGATTCGCTCGCACGCGCCGGCGCCGACGGAAAACCCCTTCGACGATTGGGACAGTGCACTGGCCTGGCTGAACGCGGAACGAGCGTGCTTGGTCGCCGCGGTGGCCGTGGCCGCCGAGACCTCGCGGGACGTGCTGGCGGTGGACCTGGCCACCGTTCTGAGCGGCTTCCTGTCCTGGCAGGGTCACGTGGCCGACTGGGTCGCCGTCGCGGAGATCGCTGACCGGGCGGTTCGACGGTTGGGTGACCCGCAGGGGACTGTGCGGGCGATCGTGAACCTGGGAGCCGCTCTGATCGAGGCCGGCCGGTTCCAGGAGGCCCTCAGCAACCTGAACACCGCCCGGTTGGCCGGGCGCATCCTCCTCGACAGCCTGGACGTCGAAGGGCGGGTGTGGGACGACCTGGGGCTGGCGCTGCAGGGAATGGGAGACTTCGCCGGAGCCGTGACTCAGCACCACTACGCGATCGAACTGTTCCAGGAACTCGGCGACCGCCGCAGCGAGGCGGCGGCGTGGAGTAATGCGGGCAACGCGCTCCAGCACCTGGGTGATCAGGTGCGAGCCGTCTATGCGCACACCACTGCGGTCGAGATCTTCCGGGACATCGGCGACCGGCTCCACGAAGCGATGGCGCGAGGCAACTTGGCAATCGCCCTACACGGAACTGGCGGGCGGCGTGAAGCGATCGACATCTTCCTGGCCGTCCGTGCCACCTTCGAGGAATGCGGTGACCGGCGCAGCGAAGGGCAGACGTGGTGCAACCTGGGCGTGGTGTTCGACCAGGCGGGCTGGTTCGCCGACGCCGTGACAGCATTCGTCGCCGCTGCCGGGACTTTCGCGAAGACCGGCGACCGGAGAGCCGAAGTTCGGGTGTGGCGCGAGCTGGAACGCATCTACGCGGCCGCTGAACGGCCCGACGATGTCCGCTTCGCCGCAGAGCAGGCGGGCCCGGCGATCGAGGCCGATGGATCCGTGCCGACCCAGTCGTTGCACGGATGGCGAATCCGCGCAACCCTCGACAACGAGCTGCGGTGA